One Pseudomonadota bacterium DNA window includes the following coding sequences:
- a CDS encoding YifB family Mg chelatase-like AAA ATPase: MLATVHCGSLIGVHAHGVEVQVSIGRGLPGFEIVGLPEAAVRESRVRVLAAIENSGFVLPPRKLVLNLAPADLRKSGSSFDLAIAVAALSAAGSCAPNRLATTLIAGELSLDGAVRPVRGLLAQLLGAKKRGLLGAIVPQANQVEAALATNLEVRCATHLREVVAFLNGLETLPQPRTCPKSRPEIREDFRDVCGQQTAKRALQVAAAGMHNVLLIGPPGAGKTMLARRLRWLLPAPSAEEAQEIATIAGAAGETPADPGERPFRAPHHTASDVALVGGGQPLQPGEVTLAHLGVLFLDELPEFRVPALEALRPTMESGVAAVARVQHRMVLPARPLVVAAMNPCPCGYAGDRARLCRCPPTRIERYRARVSGPLLDRFDIQVALPPVRPASMRHHGDGETTASMQQRVARAHARRRQRQQRSESRPAPEQGELARLGEELVPDALQLLERGAETLGLSVRAYVKAARVARTVADLEGHEHVEASDVAEALQYRLLDRTRSNTASPQSLRHEPSLPEENEACH, from the coding sequence ATGTTAGCAACAGTCCACTGCGGTTCGCTGATCGGCGTGCACGCGCATGGTGTCGAGGTGCAGGTCTCCATCGGGCGCGGCCTGCCGGGTTTCGAGATCGTGGGGCTACCCGAAGCTGCCGTGCGCGAAAGCCGGGTCCGGGTCCTGGCCGCGATCGAGAACAGCGGCTTCGTGCTGCCACCGCGGAAGCTAGTGCTCAACCTGGCGCCTGCGGACCTGCGCAAGTCCGGCTCGTCCTTTGACCTCGCAATCGCCGTGGCCGCCCTGTCCGCGGCGGGCAGCTGTGCACCCAACAGGCTCGCGACGACGCTGATCGCGGGAGAGCTGTCGCTCGACGGAGCTGTCAGGCCCGTGCGCGGATTGCTCGCACAACTGCTGGGCGCAAAGAAACGTGGTCTCCTTGGGGCGATCGTGCCGCAGGCCAACCAGGTCGAGGCTGCGCTGGCCACCAATCTGGAAGTACGTTGCGCAACGCACCTGCGCGAAGTTGTCGCTTTCCTCAATGGGCTCGAGACCCTGCCGCAGCCGCGAACGTGCCCGAAGTCGCGGCCTGAGATACGAGAGGACTTTCGTGATGTTTGCGGCCAGCAGACGGCCAAGCGCGCCCTTCAAGTGGCTGCGGCCGGAATGCACAACGTTCTGCTCATTGGACCCCCCGGAGCCGGAAAGACCATGCTCGCACGCCGGCTTCGCTGGCTGCTTCCCGCGCCCAGCGCGGAGGAGGCCCAGGAGATCGCGACGATTGCAGGCGCCGCCGGCGAAACCCCAGCGGACCCCGGCGAACGGCCCTTTCGAGCGCCGCATCACACGGCGAGCGACGTTGCTCTGGTAGGAGGTGGCCAGCCGCTGCAGCCTGGCGAGGTGACTTTGGCACATCTGGGTGTCCTGTTCCTCGACGAGCTACCGGAGTTTCGCGTACCTGCGCTCGAAGCGCTGCGCCCAACCATGGAGTCTGGAGTCGCCGCGGTAGCACGGGTACAGCATCGCATGGTGCTGCCGGCTCGCCCGCTGGTCGTCGCCGCCATGAATCCCTGTCCATGCGGCTACGCCGGCGACCGAGCTCGCCTGTGCCGCTGCCCTCCCACCCGCATCGAGCGTTATCGCGCACGAGTCTCCGGCCCCCTGCTCGATCGCTTCGACATCCAGGTCGCGCTCCCCCCTGTTCGGCCTGCCAGCATGCGGCACCACGGGGACGGCGAAACCACCGCGTCCATGCAGCAGCGGGTCGCAAGGGCGCACGCTCGCCGGCGCCAGCGCCAACAGCGAAGCGAGTCCCGCCCGGCGCCGGAGCAAGGCGAGCTAGCCCGCCTGGGCGAAGAGCTTGTGCCCGATGCGCTGCAACTCTTGGAGCGCGGCGCCGAGACGCTGGGCCTCAGCGTGCGGGCCTATGTGAAGGCCGCTCGGGTCGCCCGTACGGTCGCCGATCTGGAGGGTCACGAACACGTCGAAGCCAGTGATGTGGCGGAAGCGCTTCAGTACAGGCTTCTCGATCGTACGAGATCCAACACAGCGTCG